A window of the Synechococcus sp. LTW-R genome harbors these coding sequences:
- a CDS encoding RNA polymerase sigma factor, RpoD/SigA family has translation MATAASSNANSASRRRSSDPISWYLSTIGRVPLLTPAEEIELGNQVQAMMRLAEEDKGDAYTTHEKKIMRVGKRSKERMMKANLRLVVSVAKKYQGKGLELLDLIQEGSLGLERAVEKFDPTRGYKFSTYAFWWIRQSMTRAIACQSRTIRLPVHLSERLTAIRKVSLELAHKLGAMPSRKEIAEEMDMPLDELDSLLRQALTTSSLDAPVNGEEGRSFLGELIADQTNSEPLDQVERGIHQEQLGRWLTHLTDQERQVLELRFGLEGEERHTLAEIGRMLEVSRERVRQVELKALRKLRHLTRRLPTAI, from the coding sequence ATGGCAACCGCCGCCAGCTCCAACGCCAACAGCGCTAGTCGTCGCCGCAGTAGCGATCCGATTAGTTGGTACCTCTCGACCATTGGCCGGGTTCCTCTGTTGACGCCCGCCGAAGAGATTGAACTGGGCAATCAGGTGCAGGCCATGATGCGGCTTGCCGAAGAAGACAAAGGCGACGCTTATACAACGCATGAAAAGAAGATCATGCGTGTGGGCAAGCGCTCCAAAGAGCGGATGATGAAGGCCAACCTGCGCCTCGTCGTCAGCGTCGCCAAGAAATACCAAGGCAAAGGCCTCGAGCTCCTCGATCTGATCCAGGAGGGGTCCCTCGGCCTCGAGCGCGCGGTCGAGAAATTTGACCCGACCCGCGGCTACAAGTTCTCCACCTATGCCTTCTGGTGGATCCGCCAGAGCATGACGCGAGCCATCGCCTGCCAGTCCCGCACGATCCGACTGCCGGTCCATCTCTCCGAGCGCCTGACCGCGATCCGCAAGGTCAGCCTCGAGCTCGCCCACAAACTCGGCGCCATGCCCAGCCGCAAGGAGATCGCGGAAGAGATGGACATGCCCCTCGATGAGCTCGACTCGCTGCTGCGCCAGGCCCTCACCACCTCCAGCCTGGATGCCCCAGTCAATGGCGAAGAGGGCCGCAGTTTCCTCGGCGAGCTGATTGCCGATCAGACCAACAGCGAACCCCTCGATCAGGTGGAGCGCGGCATCCATCAAGAGCAGCTCGGCCGCTGGCTCACGCACCTGACCGACCAGGAGCGTCAGGTGCTGGAACTGCGCTTTGGCCTCGAGGGCGAGGAGCGCCACACCCTCGCTGAAATCGGCCGGATGCTCGAGGTCTCCCGCGAGCGGGTGCGCCAGGTCGAGCTCAAGGCCCTGCGCAAGCTGCGCCACCTCACCCGGCGCCTGCCGACCGCGATCTAG
- a CDS encoding NAD(P)H-hydrate dehydratase: MSGAQMAELEQVLFANGMPVEALMEKAALAISRRLQEPDCWAQLQANGALVLVGPGHNGGDGLVIARELHLAGIAVRIWCPFERRKPLTESHLRQALWLGIPQLEAPPEPGDPAVWIDALFGIGQSRPPGAELEQLLLERQRQRPHRLIAIDGPTGLCADRGEPLGHIAATAQRTFSIGLIKQGFLQDRALAWVGELERIDLGLPVPLLEALPPRQPRRLEAADLSTAPWPTPAAAAAKYQRGRLLLLAGSDAYRGAALLSLLGASASGLGSLRAALPEAVADQLWNQLPHAVLAAKLPSHSDGSLDLRALPPSALERLDAVVLGPGIGQHPDENGIWLQLQTFPGLLVLDADGLNRLAQRPAVPWLQGRRGPTWLTPHSGEFQRLFADLSERTPLEACTAAAEQSGCAVLLKGARSVIADPTGERWQLSGACPDAARAGLGDVLAGYAGGLGALSHASGLPADGSVLALAALAHATAGQNASDQHGPGGATPSRVAEILGLMKRKTQSTVVNRI, translated from the coding sequence GTGAGTGGCGCGCAGATGGCCGAGCTCGAGCAGGTGCTCTTCGCCAACGGCATGCCCGTGGAGGCGCTGATGGAGAAGGCCGCGTTAGCCATCAGCCGGCGGCTGCAGGAGCCGGACTGCTGGGCACAACTCCAGGCCAATGGGGCGCTCGTGCTGGTGGGCCCCGGCCACAACGGGGGCGATGGCCTCGTGATCGCCCGGGAGCTGCACCTGGCCGGCATCGCCGTGCGGATCTGGTGCCCCTTTGAGCGGCGCAAACCCCTCACCGAAAGCCACCTACGCCAGGCCCTCTGGCTGGGGATCCCCCAACTCGAAGCGCCCCCCGAGCCCGGGGATCCAGCCGTCTGGATCGATGCCCTCTTTGGCATCGGCCAAAGCCGGCCGCCGGGGGCTGAGCTCGAGCAACTGCTCCTGGAGCGCCAGAGGCAGCGACCGCATCGCCTGATCGCCATCGACGGTCCCACCGGACTCTGCGCCGATCGCGGCGAGCCCTTGGGGCACATCGCCGCCACCGCCCAACGGACCTTCAGCATCGGCCTGATCAAACAGGGCTTCCTGCAGGACCGCGCCCTGGCCTGGGTGGGGGAGCTGGAGCGCATCGACCTGGGACTTCCCGTCCCGCTCCTCGAGGCACTGCCCCCCAGGCAGCCCAGGCGGCTGGAGGCAGCGGACCTCAGCACGGCCCCTTGGCCAACTCCAGCCGCGGCGGCGGCGAAGTACCAACGGGGGCGCCTGCTGCTGCTGGCCGGCAGTGACGCCTACCGCGGCGCGGCCCTGCTCAGCCTGCTCGGGGCCAGCGCCAGTGGCCTCGGGAGTCTTCGGGCAGCGCTGCCTGAGGCCGTGGCCGATCAACTCTGGAACCAACTGCCCCACGCCGTTCTCGCGGCCAAGCTGCCCAGCCACAGCGATGGATCCCTGGATCTCCGTGCGCTGCCGCCCTCAGCCCTGGAGCGCCTTGACGCGGTGGTCCTCGGCCCGGGCATCGGCCAACACCCTGACGAGAATGGGATCTGGCTCCAGCTCCAGACCTTCCCGGGCCTGCTCGTACTCGATGCGGATGGCCTCAACCGCCTCGCCCAGCGGCCCGCCGTGCCTTGGCTGCAGGGCCGGCGCGGTCCCACCTGGCTGACCCCCCACAGCGGCGAATTCCAGCGACTCTTCGCGGATCTCTCCGAACGAACTCCTCTGGAGGCCTGCACCGCGGCCGCCGAGCAGAGCGGTTGTGCGGTGCTGCTCAAGGGGGCCCGCAGCGTCATCGCTGATCCAACGGGCGAGCGGTGGCAACTCAGCGGCGCCTGCCCCGATGCCGCCCGGGCGGGACTTGGCGATGTCCTGGCGGGATACGCCGGAGGACTCGGCGCCCTGTCCCACGCGAGCGGACTCCCCGCCGATGGCTCCGTGCTGGCGCTCGCCGCCCTCGCCCATGCCACGGCCGGTCAAAACGCCAGCGATCAGCACGGCCCTGGAGGGGCCACACCAAGCCGCGTTGCCGAAATATTGGGCTTAATGAAGAGAAAAACGCAATCCACAGTTGTTAACAGAATCTGA
- the mnmA gene encoding tRNA 2-thiouridine(34) synthase MnmA, producing the protein MAATEAGAQAIERLRQWPGEHRVAVGLSGGVDSSLTAALLVEAGWEVEGLTLWLMSGKGACCAEGLVDAAGVCEQLEVPHHVVDFREHFKEQIVDFLVQGYEAGVTPLPCSRCNREVKFGPMLQWAKEERGIERIATGHYARVRHGDQSENGRHQLLRGLDERKDQSYFLYDLPQQALGRLVFPLGELTKPDTRLEADRHGLRTAQKPESQDLCLADHHGSMKAFLDAYLPPRPGQIVLADGQVVGEHDGIEHFTIGQRKGLGVAWSEPLHVVRLDGAMNQVVVAPRRDAARGDAVVGAVNWVSIAPPTEPLEVEVQVRYRSGPQQARLIPLPEIEADRAADRPHRCRLEFAEEQFSITPGQAAVFYSGEMVLGGGLIQRDHQ; encoded by the coding sequence GTGGCGGCAACGGAGGCGGGTGCCCAGGCGATCGAGCGCCTGCGTCAGTGGCCCGGCGAACACCGGGTGGCGGTCGGCCTCTCCGGCGGTGTCGATAGCTCCTTGACCGCGGCCCTCCTGGTGGAGGCCGGTTGGGAGGTGGAGGGGCTGACCCTCTGGTTGATGAGCGGCAAGGGGGCCTGCTGCGCGGAAGGTCTCGTCGATGCCGCCGGGGTCTGCGAGCAGCTTGAGGTGCCGCACCACGTGGTGGATTTCCGCGAGCACTTCAAGGAGCAGATCGTTGATTTCTTGGTGCAGGGCTACGAGGCCGGCGTCACACCGCTGCCTTGCTCCCGCTGCAACCGCGAGGTGAAGTTCGGGCCGATGCTCCAGTGGGCCAAGGAGGAGCGCGGCATTGAGCGGATCGCGACCGGCCACTACGCCCGGGTGCGCCACGGGGACCAGAGCGAGAACGGCCGCCACCAGTTGCTGCGGGGTCTCGATGAACGGAAAGATCAGAGCTATTTCCTCTATGACCTGCCCCAGCAGGCCCTGGGTCGTCTGGTCTTTCCCCTGGGGGAGCTGACCAAGCCCGACACCCGCCTGGAGGCGGATCGCCACGGGCTGCGGACGGCGCAGAAGCCGGAAAGCCAGGACCTCTGCCTGGCGGATCACCACGGCTCGATGAAGGCCTTCCTGGATGCCTACCTGCCGCCGCGCCCCGGGCAGATCGTGCTGGCCGATGGCCAGGTGGTGGGCGAGCATGACGGCATTGAGCACTTCACGATTGGCCAGCGCAAGGGTCTGGGGGTGGCCTGGAGTGAGCCGCTGCACGTGGTCCGGCTGGATGGGGCGATGAACCAGGTGGTAGTCGCGCCCCGCCGGGATGCGGCCCGCGGCGATGCGGTGGTGGGTGCGGTGAATTGGGTCTCCATTGCGCCACCCACCGAGCCGCTCGAGGTGGAGGTGCAGGTGCGCTACCGCAGCGGTCCCCAACAGGCCCGGCTGATTCCCCTGCCGGAGATCGAGGCCGATCGGGCCGCGGATCGCCCGCATCGCTGCCGCCTGGAGTTTGCCGAGGAGCAGTTCTCGATTACCCCGGGTCAGGCGGCGGTCTTTTACTCCGGTGAGATGGTCCTGGGCGGCGGCTTAATTCAGCGCGATCACCAGTAG
- a CDS encoding 2Fe-2S iron-sulfur cluster binding domain-containing protein — protein sequence MKQVQIQWPNGSSTQAVVGSDWLEAARQAGFSIPTGCLGGSCGACEIEVNGNTVRACIATVPASKSGAIEVELSSDPYW from the coding sequence ATGAAACAGGTGCAGATCCAATGGCCGAACGGCTCCAGCACCCAAGCGGTCGTGGGATCCGACTGGCTCGAAGCCGCGCGGCAGGCTGGCTTCTCGATTCCCACCGGCTGCCTCGGCGGGAGTTGCGGCGCCTGCGAGATCGAGGTCAACGGCAACACCGTGCGCGCCTGCATCGCCACCGTGCCCGCCAGCAAGAGCGGAGCGATCGAGGTGGAGCTCTCCAGCGACCCCTACTGGTGA
- a CDS encoding cobyric acid synthase: protein MVLGTSSGAGKSLMTAALCRVLRRRGETPLPFKGQNMSNNAWVDQAGGEMAYSQALQSWAAGLEPSCAMNPVLLKPQGDSTSEVIHLGQSVGNCRAEHYYRDWFQPGWAAIRQGLGDLQAAHPGGRLVLEGAGSPVEVNLQPRDLTNLRLAQYLRARCILVADIERGGVFAQLVGTLALLRPVERPLIRGLLINRFRGRRELFDEGRRWLEANTGIPVLGVMPWLDELFPPEDSLDLLERRGRKRGAELDIAVLKLPSLSNFSDLDPLEAEPTVQLNWIAPGQDLGRPDAVVVPGSKQTLRDLGALQSSGLGQQLSAYAQQGGAVLGICGGMQQLGRELHDPQGLEGGAGSSHAGLNLLPLRTVFGEAKALRQCSSPALWPDAAEAALLEGFELHRGATSELEPCTALAAEAGLGWVAGNVVGTYLHGVFESGPWRRRWLNQLRARKGLPLLSERQPHHSRQREALLDRLADAFEQHINLEPLLR from the coding sequence ATGGTGCTGGGCACCAGCAGCGGTGCCGGCAAGTCCCTGATGACGGCCGCCCTCTGCCGGGTCTTGCGGCGCCGGGGGGAGACCCCCCTCCCCTTCAAGGGGCAGAACATGAGCAACAACGCCTGGGTGGACCAGGCCGGCGGCGAGATGGCCTACTCCCAGGCGCTGCAGTCCTGGGCGGCGGGACTTGAGCCCTCCTGCGCGATGAACCCGGTTCTGCTCAAACCCCAGGGGGACAGCACCAGTGAAGTCATCCACCTCGGGCAGTCGGTCGGCAACTGCCGCGCCGAGCACTACTACCGCGATTGGTTCCAGCCGGGCTGGGCCGCCATCCGCCAGGGCCTCGGCGATCTACAGGCCGCTCATCCCGGCGGACGACTCGTCTTGGAGGGGGCCGGCAGTCCGGTCGAGGTCAACCTGCAACCCCGGGACCTGACCAACCTGCGCCTGGCGCAATACTTGCGGGCCCGTTGCATCCTGGTGGCGGACATCGAGCGGGGCGGCGTCTTTGCCCAGTTGGTCGGCACCCTGGCCCTGCTGCGTCCCGTGGAGCGCCCGCTCATCCGCGGCCTGCTGATCAACCGCTTCCGCGGCCGCCGCGAGCTCTTCGATGAGGGCCGCCGCTGGCTCGAAGCCAATACCGGCATCCCCGTCCTCGGAGTGATGCCCTGGCTGGATGAACTCTTCCCGCCGGAGGACTCCCTCGATCTGCTCGAGCGCCGCGGCCGCAAACGCGGAGCCGAGCTCGACATCGCCGTGCTCAAGCTCCCCTCCCTGAGCAACTTCTCCGACCTCGATCCCCTCGAGGCCGAGCCCACGGTCCAGCTCAACTGGATTGCCCCTGGTCAGGACCTCGGCCGCCCCGACGCGGTCGTGGTGCCGGGCAGCAAGCAAACCCTGCGGGACCTCGGCGCGCTGCAGAGCAGCGGCCTGGGGCAGCAGCTCTCGGCCTACGCCCAGCAGGGAGGAGCGGTCCTGGGCATCTGCGGCGGCATGCAACAGCTGGGGCGCGAACTCCACGATCCCCAGGGCCTCGAAGGCGGCGCCGGCTCCAGCCATGCCGGCCTCAACCTGCTGCCGCTCCGCACCGTCTTTGGAGAAGCCAAGGCCCTACGCCAATGCAGCAGCCCCGCCCTCTGGCCAGACGCTGCCGAGGCCGCCCTACTCGAGGGCTTTGAGCTGCACCGGGGGGCGACCTCTGAGCTCGAGCCCTGCACGGCCCTCGCCGCCGAAGCGGGCCTGGGCTGGGTCGCGGGGAACGTTGTTGGGACCTATCTGCACGGGGTCTTCGAAAGCGGCCCCTGGCGGCGGCGTTGGCTCAACCAGCTCAGGGCGCGCAAAGGGTTGCCATTGCTCAGCGAACGGCAACCCCACCACAGCCGTCAGCGGGAGGCCCTGCTCGATCGCCTCGCCGATGCCTTCGAGCAGCACATCAACCTGGAGCCCCTGCTGCGATGA
- a CDS encoding Npun_F0494 family protein, translated as MQPRLSQQEQRALVRAKRAVRCLPFRRRFYEELEREALSSTQLAARADWSVLSQQRLSANHCEDLLIWLIQLGVLRREVDGQGLTERVRLTPLGRVVLSEWSGEIPSASLPSRLRHWVKQHWPRL; from the coding sequence ATGCAACCGCGCCTCAGCCAGCAGGAGCAACGGGCCCTGGTCCGGGCCAAGCGGGCCGTGCGCTGCCTCCCCTTTCGGCGCCGCTTCTATGAGGAACTCGAGCGGGAGGCCCTGAGCAGCACCCAGCTCGCCGCCCGCGCGGATTGGTCGGTTCTCAGCCAGCAGCGCCTCTCCGCCAACCACTGCGAAGACCTCCTCATCTGGCTGATCCAGCTCGGTGTGCTCCGCCGTGAGGTCGATGGCCAGGGCCTGACCGAACGGGTCCGCCTCACCCCCCTGGGCCGGGTCGTCCTCTCGGAGTGGTCCGGGGAGATCCCCAGCGCCAGCCTTCCCTCCCGCCTGCGCCACTGGGTCAAGCAGCACTGGCCGAGGCTGTGA
- a CDS encoding nucleoside triphosphate pyrophosphatase, giving the protein MLLLASASPARRRLLEQAAIPHRVQVSGVDEEAIHHPDPAQLVQLLAQAKAGAVLQGGIAAEISAVLGCDSVLAFEGEVFGKPADPQEAIARWQRMRGAWGELHTGHALLNPAGGERLTTVTTRVLFAELSDAEIQAYVATGEPLQCAGGFALEGRGGCLVERLDGCFSNVIGLSLPLLRQWLRAG; this is encoded by the coding sequence GTGCTCCTGTTGGCCTCTGCCTCCCCCGCCCGCCGGCGATTGCTGGAGCAGGCCGCGATTCCGCATCGCGTGCAGGTCAGCGGAGTCGATGAGGAGGCCATCCACCACCCCGACCCGGCGCAGTTGGTGCAGCTCTTGGCCCAGGCCAAGGCGGGGGCGGTGCTGCAGGGCGGGATCGCTGCTGAGATCTCAGCGGTTCTGGGCTGCGATTCGGTCCTGGCCTTTGAGGGGGAGGTCTTTGGCAAACCGGCCGATCCACAGGAGGCCATCGCCCGCTGGCAGCGGATGCGAGGGGCCTGGGGGGAGCTCCACACCGGTCACGCCCTGCTCAATCCAGCTGGAGGGGAGCGGCTGACAACGGTGACCACCCGGGTCCTTTTTGCGGAGCTGAGCGACGCCGAAATTCAGGCCTATGTGGCCACCGGTGAACCGTTGCAGTGCGCCGGTGGTTTTGCCCTGGAGGGCCGCGGTGGCTGCCTGGTGGAGCGCCTGGATGGCTGTTTCTCGAACGTCATTGGTCTGAGCCTGCCCCTGTTACGGCAGTGGTTGCGGGCGGGCTGA
- a CDS encoding lysozyme inhibitor LprI family protein, translated as MTGRSAEAQSQPCANANSTVEMSLCIAKVLEQKDRELAVAMQKVASEAAEVPGGRFPTLWKDNLAGFFKTSADPEDQLAAFQQARRNACVYMNSIAFQGTGFGIFVSNCEIRMTDALMQSLE; from the coding sequence GTGACTGGAAGATCGGCGGAGGCCCAGAGCCAACCCTGCGCGAACGCCAACAGCACCGTTGAGATGTCCCTCTGCATCGCCAAGGTGCTTGAGCAGAAAGACCGCGAACTCGCGGTGGCTATGCAAAAGGTGGCGAGTGAGGCCGCGGAGGTGCCCGGCGGACGGTTCCCCACCCTCTGGAAGGACAACCTGGCTGGTTTTTTCAAGACCAGCGCTGATCCCGAGGATCAACTGGCGGCCTTTCAGCAGGCCCGCCGCAATGCCTGCGTCTACATGAACTCGATCGCCTTTCAAGGGACGGGATTCGGCATCTTCGTCAGCAACTGCGAGATCCGGATGACGGATGCCTTGATGCAGTCGCTGGAGTAA
- a CDS encoding c-type cytochrome — MTVSALRRLLLAVVLLLGLSLPQPAWADGAQLFELHCAGCHLNGGNIIRRGKTLKLAALERQGVASKEAIAAIAAQGQGQMSGYAEALGEDGVQQVAEWVWQQSQAGWPKA; from the coding sequence ATGACGGTCTCTGCCCTGCGTCGCTTGCTGCTGGCCGTGGTGTTGCTGCTTGGCCTGAGCCTGCCGCAGCCGGCCTGGGCCGATGGTGCCCAGCTGTTTGAGCTGCACTGCGCGGGGTGCCATCTCAATGGAGGCAACATCATCCGCCGCGGCAAAACCTTGAAACTGGCCGCCCTGGAACGTCAGGGTGTCGCCTCCAAGGAGGCCATTGCGGCGATCGCGGCCCAGGGCCAGGGGCAGATGAGCGGCTACGCGGAGGCCCTGGGGGAGGACGGCGTTCAGCAGGTGGCCGAGTGGGTCTGGCAGCAGAGCCAGGCCGGTTGGCCGAAGGCTTGA
- a CDS encoding YciI family protein yields MRFVLWGTYCENALEKRTPYREEHLAGLQQQKDAGVLITLGPTETSSHVFGIYEAESKQQVDELLHNDVYWRQGIWTALEVHPWIQAF; encoded by the coding sequence GTGCGCTTTGTTCTCTGGGGGACCTACTGCGAGAACGCGCTCGAGAAGCGCACTCCCTACCGCGAAGAGCACCTTGCCGGCCTGCAGCAGCAGAAGGACGCCGGGGTGCTGATCACCCTGGGGCCCACCGAGACCAGCAGCCACGTCTTCGGGATCTACGAGGCTGAGTCGAAGCAGCAGGTGGACGAGCTCCTGCACAACGACGTCTACTGGCGCCAGGGGATCTGGACGGCCCTGGAAGTCCACCCCTGGATCCAGGCGTTCTAG
- the trpA gene encoding tryptophan synthase subunit alpha, translated as MTTSTPIQQRFQKLQSEGRCALMPFLMAGDPDLTQTRSTLLALEAAGADMIELGIPYSDPLADGPVIQAAASRALGSGTTPGRVLEMLQSLKGDLTIPVILFTYSNPLLNRGMENFCRDAAAAGAAGLVVPDLPLEEAEKLSAIAEAAGLDLVLLVAPTTPSDRMGRIAQASRGFTYLVSVTGVTGVRTTLENRVATLVQQLKGMGPTPVAVGFGISGPEQARQVRDWGADGAIVGSALVKVMAESHSQQGDIAVAAGQFCGQLRQALDH; from the coding sequence GTGACCACCAGCACTCCGATCCAGCAGCGGTTTCAGAAGCTTCAGTCGGAAGGGCGCTGCGCCTTGATGCCCTTCCTGATGGCCGGCGACCCCGATCTGACCCAGACCCGCTCGACCCTCCTCGCCCTGGAGGCCGCCGGTGCGGACATGATCGAGCTGGGGATTCCCTACAGCGATCCCCTCGCTGACGGTCCCGTCATTCAGGCCGCCGCCAGCCGCGCGCTCGGATCCGGGACCACCCCAGGTCGCGTCCTCGAGATGCTGCAGAGCCTGAAGGGAGATCTCACGATTCCGGTGATCCTCTTCACCTACAGCAACCCGCTGCTGAACCGCGGGATGGAGAACTTCTGCCGGGATGCCGCCGCCGCCGGTGCCGCCGGCCTCGTCGTGCCCGACCTGCCCCTCGAGGAAGCCGAAAAACTCTCCGCCATCGCCGAAGCCGCTGGATTGGATCTGGTGCTGCTGGTGGCTCCCACCACGCCCAGCGATCGCATGGGCCGGATCGCCCAGGCCAGCCGCGGCTTCACCTATTTGGTCAGCGTGACCGGCGTCACCGGTGTCCGCACCACCCTGGAAAACCGCGTGGCCACGCTGGTGCAGCAGCTCAAAGGGATGGGGCCAACCCCGGTGGCCGTTGGCTTTGGCATCTCCGGCCCCGAGCAGGCCCGCCAGGTTCGCGATTGGGGCGCCGATGGCGCCATCGTCGGCAGTGCCCTGGTCAAAGTCATGGCCGAGAGCCACAGCCAGCAGGGGGATATCGCCGTGGCGGCCGGTCAGTTCTGCGGCCAACTGCGCCAAGCCCTCGATCACTAG
- a CDS encoding DUF3007 family protein, protein MGSGITRGKALLAGLAIFGIGGIGYWGFQAAGFEGSSAGIAAQALLVVIVLVWTGSYLFRVVTGNMTYMEQRRRYRSGYDAATDEELLKRFDALSPEEQEKLMQELAQESEG, encoded by the coding sequence ATGGGATCGGGGATCACGCGGGGGAAGGCCCTTCTGGCCGGCCTGGCCATCTTTGGCATCGGCGGCATCGGCTACTGGGGCTTCCAGGCGGCCGGTTTCGAGGGCTCCAGTGCGGGCATCGCCGCCCAGGCGCTCCTGGTGGTCATCGTCCTGGTCTGGACGGGCTCCTATTTGTTCCGGGTCGTGACCGGGAACATGACCTATATGGAGCAGCGCCGCCGCTACCGCTCGGGTTATGACGCGGCCACGGACGAAGAGCTGCTGAAGCGCTTTGACGCCCTCAGCCCCGAAGAGCAAGAGAAGCTCATGCAGGAACTCGCCCAGGAGAGCGAAGGCTGA
- a CDS encoding NAD(P)H-quinone oxidoreductase subunit L, with amino-acid sequence MPLPGFLSSLTNETLLVLAAYGALAGAYLVAVPLALMAWMTKRWTVMGKIERTAVYGLVFLFFPGLIVFAPFVNLRLQGQGNQ; translated from the coding sequence GTGCCACTGCCCGGGTTCCTCAGCTCCTTGACCAATGAGACCCTGCTGGTGCTGGCCGCCTATGGGGCCCTGGCCGGTGCCTACCTGGTGGCGGTGCCCCTGGCCCTGATGGCTTGGATGACCAAGCGCTGGACCGTCATGGGCAAGATCGAGCGCACTGCGGTCTACGGGCTGGTCTTCCTCTTTTTCCCCGGGCTGATCGTCTTCGCCCCCTTCGTGAATCTGCGTCTGCAGGGCCAGGGCAACCAGTAA
- a CDS encoding DUF2231 domain-containing protein, with protein sequence MLELLPPLNDHNLPWMDTIHPIVVHFVIAMALISFVFDLIGVVGRRPALFEASFWNLLFATGAIFVAIIFGQVEAGLASPYGAARNILDIHTTIGWSLAGVLSLLTGWRYVLRSRDPEALPLAFLAAGALVSALIVVQVVLGDQLIWTYGLHTVKVVAATREGLI encoded by the coding sequence ATGCTTGAGCTGCTCCCGCCGCTCAACGATCACAACCTCCCTTGGATGGACACGATTCATCCAATCGTGGTCCACTTCGTGATCGCCATGGCCCTGATCAGCTTTGTGTTTGATCTGATCGGGGTGGTCGGGCGCCGGCCGGCTCTCTTTGAAGCCAGTTTCTGGAATTTGTTATTCGCGACGGGGGCGATCTTCGTGGCGATCATCTTTGGCCAGGTGGAGGCCGGCTTGGCCTCTCCCTATGGCGCCGCGCGGAACATCCTCGACATCCACACCACGATCGGCTGGTCCTTGGCTGGTGTTCTGTCGCTTTTGACCGGCTGGCGCTATGTGCTGCGCAGCCGGGATCCCGAGGCCTTGCCCCTGGCATTCCTGGCGGCGGGGGCGCTGGTGAGCGCCTTGATCGTTGTGCAGGTGGTGCTCGGCGACCAATTGATTTGGACCTACGGCTTGCACACCGTCAAGGTCGTGGCCGCCACGCGTGAGGGGCTGATCTGA
- a CDS encoding DUF2231 domain-containing protein, with protein MLLQPLALAYSPETAPIDQIAGELGANGLPYSLPIHPNLVHLTIGLFVIAIAFDVVGALYPLEKRVFRFLALPITRGGFHDVGWYNLLACCLVTFFTVASGFYEMLTAVPLPGVVSTFGLGSMTTMLWHGVGGVLLLMVITAMTVWRGFQRYRWRRDMGRQVQWLYLLVGLGMFALLGLHGTLGAQLAAEFGVHIAADQLLEAGADLHVALP; from the coding sequence ATGCTCCTGCAGCCACTGGCTTTGGCCTACAGCCCAGAGACGGCTCCAATTGATCAAATCGCTGGGGAGTTGGGGGCGAATGGTTTGCCCTATTCCCTACCGATTCATCCGAATTTGGTGCACCTCACCATCGGCCTCTTTGTCATCGCCATTGCCTTTGATGTGGTGGGGGCGCTCTATCCGCTTGAGAAACGGGTCTTTCGCTTTTTGGCCCTGCCGATTACCCGCGGTGGTTTCCACGACGTCGGTTGGTACAACCTGCTGGCCTGCTGCTTGGTGACCTTTTTCACCGTGGCCAGCGGCTTCTACGAAATGCTCACCGCCGTTCCTCTCCCTGGGGTGGTCAGCACCTTCGGGCTGGGGAGCATGACGACGATGCTCTGGCACGGCGTCGGCGGCGTTCTGCTGCTGATGGTGATCACCGCGATGACGGTTTGGCGCGGTTTCCAGCGCTATCGCTGGCGGCGGGACATGGGTCGCCAGGTGCAGTGGCTGTACCTGCTGGTGGGCCTCGGAATGTTTGCCCTGCTCGGGTTGCACGGGACCCTGGGCGCCCAATTGGCGGCGGAATTTGGTGTTCATATCGCCGCCGACCAGTTGCTGGAGGCCGGCGCTGACCTTCACGTGGCCCTTCCCTGA